The sequence below is a genomic window from Marispirochaeta sp..
TTTCTCGTTTTTGCCATACTGTAAAAAACATGAAGAGCAAGAACCTGACCATGAAGGACATAGCACAACGGGCAGGCGTATCAATAACAACTGTGTCTCATGTGATAAATAAAACCCGGCATGTAAACAGGGAAACCAAAGAATCGGTTCTGAAGGCTATTGAGGAGCTGAACTACCGGGGCCTGAAATCGGGCAAAACCAACAAGATAAAATATATCGGTGTAATAGTTGCTGATATCCGTGAAGATTATTACATCTCAATAATTAAAGCCATTGAAACAGTGGCCACGGATTTTGAGATTTCCATTATTTTCTGCGATTCAGAAGATGATCCGGAAAAGGAAGAAAAGAATATTTCAATGCTCCTGGCACGCAGAATCAGCGGGTTGATCATTGCCCCGATAGAATCCGATCATATTCCAAAATCCCTGCAGGAGACATCGGTTCCTGTAGTCCTGATCGACCGTCAATATGAATCACACCGCTTTTTGTTTGTTGGAATAAACAATTTTAACAGCAGTTATC
It includes:
- a CDS encoding LacI family DNA-binding transcriptional regulator, whose translation is MKSKNLTMKDIAQRAGVSITTVSHVINKTRHVNRETKESVLKAIEELNYRGLKSGKTNKIKYIGVIVADIREDYYISIIKAIETVATDFEISIIFCDSEDDPEKEEKNISMLLARRISGLIIAPIESDHIPKSLQETSVPVVLIDRQYESHRFLFVGINNFNSSYLGTLHLFNKGSRRIGFIGYSESVYTIKQRIMGYQACLMEHEDSSPSRILSLSYHKEDSYPLIKKFIEEENLDGIICATSTVCYEVIDVLDSLDSKTQKNLRIISYDDNRWLDYLKFPVSVISQPTAEIGSAALENLIQLIEQSNLRYDVKRELFFDVSIIDRLK